Part of the uncultured Methanobrevibacter sp. genome is shown below.
CAACTGTCCGAAGTCTTGCTCCAGAAGCATCATCAACCATTACCGGAATATCTTTTTCATGAGCCATTTCAATAGCTTTTTTAAAATTATCTAAATCAATGACTTTATGATCCATTGTTGAACCGGTAATAACAACAAGAGAAGTGTTTTCAGGTATTGTAAATTCATCAAAATTATCTGTTTCACTATAATTAGCATTAACTAATGCACAACTTCTTGGAATAGATGGATGTGCCGGCAATTCAGCCAAATAATGAACAACATTAGTATTTTCACTTACAAGAGCCAATACTGTTGCAAGTATACCTGAAGAAGTTCTATTTAAAGGAAGAACCTTTTCACCACCCATATGTTCAATTCCGACTTTCTGAAGTTCCTCTTCAAAAATAGCCGGTCCGACATATGTTTCCAAAAGATTTATGTCTGAAGGAGTTGCTATAAATCCTCCAGCCAAACCGGTTAAATCATATAATGATTCACGGGATTTATTTAAAACCCAATCTTTAATAATTGACAGTGCGTTTTCCCTTTTCTTAACTTCATCCAAAGAATTGTTTATAATCATTTAGATATCATCCAATTCCAATTTCATGTCTGCAAAAGCTTCAAGGAATGGTTTTAAATCCTTTTCAGTTAACGGAATAGAAGTATACTGTTCTTCTTCAGGTTCTTCATAAGAGTATTCAGCATCAAGTACTTTACCCTCAGGAGTAATCCAAATCATTAAACTGTCGCTAACTGTATCGCTTTTTTTAGTTGGCGGGAAGAATATTTCAAAAGAAGTTCCTAATTGAGAGAAGAATTTTTCTTTTTCTTCATCACTTTTATTACATTTTTTAATTTTTCTAATTCTTGATTTTAATCTTTTTTCAGCAAGTTCATTTATGTCTGACATTTTAAAAAAACTCCTCAACTTAAATTAGTTATAACTATTTTTAGAATTCTAATATATAAATAGTATAGTCAAAAAATTATATTAATCATATAAACTATTACCTTTACTATCCATAGCTACAATGAGTGGACCGAAGTCCTTAACTTTCAAATTCCAAATAGCCTCAGGCATTCCCAAATCTAACCAGTCCACACTTTCTATCTCTTCGACAGCATCAACATATAATGCAGCACAGCCTCCGGTTGCAACCACATAAACTGCTTCATTTTCAACCAAAGCTTCACGAACAGTATCGTCCATACCACCTTTTCCAATTACAATTTTTGCACCCATTTCAATTACATCACTCTGATACGGATTCATACGCATTGAAGTAGTTGGACCAATAGCAACCATTTTATAGTCATCCCCATCCTTTGATATTATCGGACCGGCATGAAAAATAGCTGCACCAACAATATTACTTGGAGCACCTTGTTCGATTATTCTTTTATGTGCTTGATCTCTTGCAGTTAATATGTTTCCGGTTAAACTAATAACATCACCAATTTTCAAATCAGCGACACTTTCATTGGTAATTGGTACATTAATTTTTTTCTCCATTTATACACCTTAAATAAAATATATAATTTAAAAAATAATCAAAATTAAATTATTATATAAGATATTTAGAATTAATATTATTTAAACATGACAAAAAAGGACATAATATGTTTCAATGTTTTTAAACTTATTTTGGAGCCCAATTGTTTCATCACCATATTTTCTTTTAATTTATTTATATCATAAAATACAATTTTAAATTAACATTCATGATGGCAATGTTGGATTATGTAAAAATTACTTATTGCTCACAAAAACTAATGAGGGCTTAATCTATGGATAATAAAAAAATAATTATAATAGGAATAATAATGCTTATTATTGTAGCGGGAATCATTTTACTAATGATGATTTCAGCAAATTATGAAAGAATTGAAATAACACCAAATGGAACAAGTATAGAAGTTCCTGCCAATCAAACCAAATGTATTGGAAATATTGGAACTGTGAAAGTTTGGAACTGGAATGATGGAATATTAGTTGCAGCCAATAGTCAGGGAAACAGCAACATCAGTAAATTAACTGAACTAAGTTTTAATAATCTGAATGACTTAATAAAAAATGGAGACAAGAAAAACTTTGATGGCATTACATGTTATGTGATAAATGCCAATGACTTGTTAAAAATCAGCATATTTGATACCATTAAAGTAAATTACAACGGCAAATTCTATTGCATTCCATTATCCAATGAAACTACACATGACAATATAATAATTTGTTGTAAAGACAAGGATGTTGCATTGCATATTGCCAAATCAGTACAATACAAAAATGTTAATCTAACCAGCAATTCCAATTATACTATTCCAGCTCTAGAAAACATTACTGGAAATTTACTGGCAAACGGTTAACCACAATACTAAATGTTAAATAATGATTAACCATAAAAGTATTAATTGGTGAATATTCGTGGAAATATTAAACAATACACTAGTACAATTACTTATTGTAATTCTTATCTTTTTTGTTTTAACTATTGTGGGTAAGTTCATATACGGTAAAATAAAAAATATAACAGATAAACATGTAAATATGAATGAATTGCTACCTGAAGATGAAGTTCATACTTTAAAGCAGGTTTTTTATTTAATTATGATGGCATTGTGTGTTGTAAATATTTTTTATTCCATTACTCTAGTATCAGAAAATGATATGTATTTTTTAATGATATTTGACATTATCCTTTCACTATATCTGGCAATCACATTAGATATGAGTTCCAGGAAAAATTATCCCATATGGTTGTTATTAATTCCATATGGATCATTAGCATATTATTTATTTGGTCTTAGTTTAGTGATTTTAATAGACATAATTCATATTTTAATCTTTGTATACTTTGCAAAAATTTATTTCGATAAATTTATGGAATATACTAATTCACATGGATTGGGAATAACCATAATACTATTATTTATAATAATTTTCGGCGGATTTTTTGTAGCCCAATATTCCGAAGGTGCAAATGCTCTGGATTCACTTGTAATTGTTTCCAATGAATTCACAGGTAATGGATATTCTGTTTTTGGTGAAACAATTCCCGGCAAACTCAATAGTTTATTGCTAGTTTGGGGAGGATATGTAATTTCCGGAGCAAGTGCTGCAACATTGACTGCAGCAATTTTAACAAGACATTTCAAAAGGCAATTTGCAGAATTAAAAGCATTAATTGATGAAGGAGATGAAAATAATGGAAACTAATCTATTAATTATTATTATTCGCATATTGGCCTCAATTGGAATTTTTGCCATTTTAGTATATGTCGGCAATTATCTTAGCCATAACGATAGATTAATATCCTGGTTTAAAAATTCAAGGTTTGCAAATCCTCTGGAATATTTTCCTTCCGAAGAAATATTCTCATTAAATCAAGTTTCTTATTTGATAATGATGCTGATTTTTATTATAATCAGTTTATATCTACTATTTGACTGGAAAGACGGTTCATATTTCATATATTGTTTAGATATTATTGTTTCAATATATCTTGCCATTAAACTTGATAAAGAACCATTTAAAGGGAAATTAATATTATTCTTATTAATTCCATTTGGTTCCATATCCGGATTAGTATTTGGAAATAGTTGGGTTGTTTTATTAGATATATTCCACATTATAGGATATCTTTATTATACTAAAGTTTACTTCCGCAAATTCATGAAATATACTGAGAATAATGGATTGGGAATAACAATAATGCTGTTATTTACAATAGTAACATTCAGTTTTATATTTACAATTATTGTTGAAGGTGTTTCTCCAATGGATTCAATGACTATGGTTACCAATGCATTTACAAGTAACAGTTATGAAGCCAGCGGAAAAATCATGGTTGGAAAACTTAATTCATTAATTATAGCGTGGGGAGGTTTTATCTTATCTGGTGTTGGTACAGCAACTTTAGCTGCTTCAATAATAAACAGATATGTTGACCGT
Proteins encoded:
- a CDS encoding FumA C-terminus/TtdB family hydratase beta subunit — its product is MEKKINVPITNESVADLKIGDVISLTGNILTARDQAHKRIIEQGAPSNIVGAAIFHAGPIISKDGDDYKMVAIGPTTSMRMNPYQSDVIEMGAKIVIGKGGMDDTVREALVENEAVYVVATGGCAALYVDAVEEIESVDWLDLGMPEAIWNLKVKDFGPLIVAMDSKGNSLYD